The Clostridium aceticum genomic interval GCTGCCACAGTAAAATCAGTATCAATATGATTGATTAGATATTCAATCGCATCTTTTTTATTCACAACCTTTGGAACAAAGTATAATTTCCGTCTCTGTAAATATCCCTCCCAGTGGTTTTCCTTTAACCACTCTATAAATCTACATAACTCCTCCTGTGGCAGGCGATCTTGATCAACAATAGCATAACAAAATAAATCATCCGCCATTTTCTGAGAAGTCACCCAATCCTCTGGGTGAATTTCCCTAAATTTTACAAGTATTTCTTTTAAAGGTAAACAATGCTTTTTGACTTTTTCTCTGATCAAAGTATTCCAGCCTTCATCAACACTTCCATCAATAAGAAGATTGCCTCCATTGCTGACAATAGCATATTGAGGAGGGATTTCCTTTTGAAAAAGGGTAATTCGTTGATACTGCTCTATACTACGGGTGGTGACTGGTACAAAAATCACCTTCTGGGAAAGACTTTTTAATGTTTTTAT includes:
- a CDS encoding HAD family hydrolase, encoding MLFASDLDETLIYSGRFLQEDCLKTSEIRLIETKDGKAIAYMTEAAIKTLKSLSQKVIFVPVTTRSIEQYQRITLFQKEIPPQYAIVSNGGNLLIDGSVDEGWNTLIREKVKKHCLPLKEILVKFREIHPEDWVTSQKMADDLFCYAIVDQDRLPQEELCRFIEWLKENHWEGYLQRRKLYFVPKVVNKKDAIEYLINHIDTDFTVAAGDSLMDVGMLKQADYSITPLHGEIARLYQKDIDKEEKIQVTSATGILASEEILKNIENLIACFQKLA